A part of Solenopsis invicta isolate M01_SB chromosome 2, UNIL_Sinv_3.0, whole genome shotgun sequence genomic DNA contains:
- the LOC105197468 gene encoding uncharacterized protein LOC105197468: MILQGSKQGSCPSRLSFASRYSPVQVTTSRLRSSGLSSCRTCRRPYCEYFKEMNHPWVLLFFAVCVLWTLGETGPCDLCGRECANICGTRQFRACCFNNVRKRHSDSFGLKFWMRPRRYALLYPAYDD; this comes from the exons ATGATACTTCAAGGTAGCAAGCAAGGTAGTTGTCCCTCAAGATTATCATTCGCTTCCCGGTACTCACCTGTACAGG TGACCACGTCCCGGCTGAGATCGTCAGGCTTATCGTCGTGCCGAACTTGTCGTCGTCCTTACTGCGAATACTTCAAAGAAATGAATCACCCTTGGGTGCTACTTTTTTTCGCAG TGTGCGTACTGTGGACCCTCGGCGAGACTGGCCCCTGCGATCTCTGTGGACGAGAATGCGCCAACATATGCGGCACCCGCCAGTTCCGCGCCTGTTGTTTCAATAATGTGCGAAAGAGACATTCCGATTCCTTCGGCCTGAAATTCTGGATGAGACCGCGAAGATACGCGCTCCTTTATCCGGCCTACGACGATTAA
- the LOC105197469 gene encoding uncharacterized protein LOC105197469 isoform X1 produces MSVQLPSAPARSESSVTLYISLLSDSRQKFCAYHIASHRRSKSQEIVILRIVRVNCAMSLKGSSELRAASRQRDWMRTGGSSIRSLDVPLAIRNGTGPVDLICVYEVDEDENGLVIKWFHEAYQIYQWIPPIPPQDIGIIEGVAEYPAENLKEPYSRSVIRLKTVTIDMTGEYTCAISTFQDEASNSTKMIVYVPESDMTVHTYPFNKTHVNLTCVVTGAQPQPSLKLYVEGIESNDRGSDRESSTDWYKGNPRTSLDVVVEDTLDPAVIECEMSIPETEYKRRERIVYYPSSNRSTQLLPYRTNVSQGRHYAMLLVDILYIAILRLIFT; encoded by the exons ATGTCCGTCCAACTTCCGTCCGCGCCCGCGCGGTCCGAAAGTTctgttacattatatatttcacTCCTTTCTGATTCTCGGCAAAAATTTTGCGCATATCATATCGCATCGCATCGTCGCAGTAAGAGCCAAGAAATTGTAATTCTAAGAATAGTTCGGGTGAATTGTGCGATGAGCTTGAAAGGTTCCTCGGAACTTCGTGCAGCTAGCCGACAACGCGATTGGATGA GGACCGGTGGTTCCTCGATAAGATCCCTGGATGTGCCGCTGGCTATCCGCAACGGTACCGGACCTGTGGACCTGATTTGCGTTTACGAGGTTGACGAGGACGAGAACGGACTTGTAATCAAATGGTTTCACGAAGCGTATCAGATTTATCAGTGGATTCCACCGA TACCGCCGCAAGATATCGGAATTATCGAAGGAGTCGCGGAATATCCAGCTGAAAACCTGAAGGAGCCATACTCGCGCTCAGTGATACGATTGAAGACCGTCACGATAGACATGACTGGGGAATATACGTGCGCAATCAGCACGTTTCAGGACGAGGCGAGCAACTCGACGAAAATGATTGTTTATG TGCCGGAAAGCGATATGACGGTGCACACTTACCCCTTCAATAAGACCCACGTGAATTTAACGTGCGTCGTAACGGGCGCGCAACCACAACCGTCTCTGAAGCTCTACGTCGAGGGAATCGAGAGCAATGATCGCGGAAGTGATCGGGAATCCTCGACAGACTGGTACAAGGGTAACCCACGAACGTCGCTGGATGTTGTCGTCGAGGACACGCTGGATCCTGCCGTCATCGAGTGCGAAATGTCAATCCCCGAAACGGAGTACAAGCGCCGAGAACGGATCGTCTACTATCCCAGTTCGAATCGTTCCA CGCAATTACTACCCTATCGCACAAATGTTTCACAAGGGAGGCACTACGCGATGTTGCTTGTCGATATTCTTTATATTGCCATTCTTAGATTAATATTCACGTAG
- the LOC105197469 gene encoding uncharacterized protein LOC105197469 isoform X2: MSVQLPSAPARSESSVTLYISLLSDSRQKFCAYHIASHRRSKSQEIVILRIVRVNCAMSLKGSSELRAASRQRDWMRTGGSSIRSLDVPLAIRNGTGPVDLICVYEVDEDENGLVIKWFHEAYQIYQWIPPIPPQDIGIIEGVAEYPAENLKEPYSRSVIRLKTVTIDMTGEYTCAISTFQDEASNSTKMIVYVPESDMTVHTYPFNKTHVNLTCVVTGAQPQPSLKLYVEGIESNDRGSDRESSTDWYKGNPRTSLDVVVEDTLDPAVIECEMSIPETEYKRRERIVYYPTQLLPYRTNVSQGRHYAMLLVDILYIAILRLIFT, encoded by the exons ATGTCCGTCCAACTTCCGTCCGCGCCCGCGCGGTCCGAAAGTTctgttacattatatatttcacTCCTTTCTGATTCTCGGCAAAAATTTTGCGCATATCATATCGCATCGCATCGTCGCAGTAAGAGCCAAGAAATTGTAATTCTAAGAATAGTTCGGGTGAATTGTGCGATGAGCTTGAAAGGTTCCTCGGAACTTCGTGCAGCTAGCCGACAACGCGATTGGATGA GGACCGGTGGTTCCTCGATAAGATCCCTGGATGTGCCGCTGGCTATCCGCAACGGTACCGGACCTGTGGACCTGATTTGCGTTTACGAGGTTGACGAGGACGAGAACGGACTTGTAATCAAATGGTTTCACGAAGCGTATCAGATTTATCAGTGGATTCCACCGA TACCGCCGCAAGATATCGGAATTATCGAAGGAGTCGCGGAATATCCAGCTGAAAACCTGAAGGAGCCATACTCGCGCTCAGTGATACGATTGAAGACCGTCACGATAGACATGACTGGGGAATATACGTGCGCAATCAGCACGTTTCAGGACGAGGCGAGCAACTCGACGAAAATGATTGTTTATG TGCCGGAAAGCGATATGACGGTGCACACTTACCCCTTCAATAAGACCCACGTGAATTTAACGTGCGTCGTAACGGGCGCGCAACCACAACCGTCTCTGAAGCTCTACGTCGAGGGAATCGAGAGCAATGATCGCGGAAGTGATCGGGAATCCTCGACAGACTGGTACAAGGGTAACCCACGAACGTCGCTGGATGTTGTCGTCGAGGACACGCTGGATCCTGCCGTCATCGAGTGCGAAATGTCAATCCCCGAAACGGAGTACAAGCGCCGAGAACGGATCGTCTACTATCCCA CGCAATTACTACCCTATCGCACAAATGTTTCACAAGGGAGGCACTACGCGATGTTGCTTGTCGATATTCTTTATATTGCCATTCTTAGATTAATATTCACGTAG
- the LOC105197469 gene encoding uncharacterized protein LOC105197469 isoform X3 produces the protein MPSIVVSPSIILLLIFECYLGTGGSSIRSLDVPLAIRNGTGPVDLICVYEVDEDENGLVIKWFHEAYQIYQWIPPIPPQDIGIIEGVAEYPAENLKEPYSRSVIRLKTVTIDMTGEYTCAISTFQDEASNSTKMIVYVPESDMTVHTYPFNKTHVNLTCVVTGAQPQPSLKLYVEGIESNDRGSDRESSTDWYKGNPRTSLDVVVEDTLDPAVIECEMSIPETEYKRRERIVYYPTQLLPYRTNVSQGRHYAMLLVDILYIAILRLIFT, from the exons ATGCCGTCGATAGTAGTCTCGCCCTCGATAATTCTCCTTCTGATATTCGAATGCTATTTGG GGACCGGTGGTTCCTCGATAAGATCCCTGGATGTGCCGCTGGCTATCCGCAACGGTACCGGACCTGTGGACCTGATTTGCGTTTACGAGGTTGACGAGGACGAGAACGGACTTGTAATCAAATGGTTTCACGAAGCGTATCAGATTTATCAGTGGATTCCACCGA TACCGCCGCAAGATATCGGAATTATCGAAGGAGTCGCGGAATATCCAGCTGAAAACCTGAAGGAGCCATACTCGCGCTCAGTGATACGATTGAAGACCGTCACGATAGACATGACTGGGGAATATACGTGCGCAATCAGCACGTTTCAGGACGAGGCGAGCAACTCGACGAAAATGATTGTTTATG TGCCGGAAAGCGATATGACGGTGCACACTTACCCCTTCAATAAGACCCACGTGAATTTAACGTGCGTCGTAACGGGCGCGCAACCACAACCGTCTCTGAAGCTCTACGTCGAGGGAATCGAGAGCAATGATCGCGGAAGTGATCGGGAATCCTCGACAGACTGGTACAAGGGTAACCCACGAACGTCGCTGGATGTTGTCGTCGAGGACACGCTGGATCCTGCCGTCATCGAGTGCGAAATGTCAATCCCCGAAACGGAGTACAAGCGCCGAGAACGGATCGTCTACTATCCCA CGCAATTACTACCCTATCGCACAAATGTTTCACAAGGGAGGCACTACGCGATGTTGCTTGTCGATATTCTTTATATTGCCATTCTTAGATTAATATTCACGTAG
- the LOC105197465 gene encoding probable ATP-dependent RNA helicase DDX43 has product MGDWEDNRPSSRRYERGFDQRRDNRRERDTHFYKRSNTSSGDNWNNDSSTYNNSYRREYVRGSNDNSTNGLVMYVDTNNVGKIVGRGGSKIKALESESNARIKIDRQQEENGQTAVTLIGTDDEQQRAKSLIEELLIDRSSGFDRNSRFDRNSGFNRNSGFNRSSETDKNMQENVESTQGTGDQPEQKEIDWVNFDWSKANQEYENHQKQKWAALPPIIKNFYKEDPAVTHMSASKVAHIRKINNNIEVKHVFENEGGTDEELKIPNPVETFEQAFQAYPDILTEIRKQNFEKPSPIQCQAWPILLSGRDLIGIAQTGTGKTLAFLLPALIHIDGQVTPRDERPGPNVLVMAPTRELALQIEKEVAKYSYRGIKAVCVYGGGSRKAQVATVSSGVQIVIATPGRLNDLVQANILDVSAVTYLILDEADRMLDMGFEPQIRKTLLGVRPDRQTVMTSATWPQGVRRLAQSYMKNPLQVFVGSLDLAAVHSVTQKIYMVDQDEKTEYMHQFFQEMGPHDKAIVFFGKKSKVDDISSDLALSNIECQSIHGDRDQADREQALEDLKSGTVQILLATDVASRGIDIEDVTHVLNYDFPRDIEEYVHRVGRTGRAGRTGESITFMTRQDWHHAKALIDILEEANQEVPEEVYKMAERYDAWKQKKDAEQSSLRGNRYGNSGRRERYRRT; this is encoded by the exons ATGGGTGACTGGGAAGATAACAGACCGTCGTCAAGGAGGTACGAACGAGGTTTCGATCAAAGAAGGGATAATAGAAGGGAAAGAGACACTCACTTTTATAAACGCTCTAACACATCATCTGGGGATAATTGGAATAATGATTCAAGTACATATAATAATTCGTATCGTCGCGAATATGTTAGGGGGAGTAATGACAATAGTACAAATGGACTTGTTATGTACGTTGATACCAATAATGTTGGAAAAATTGTTGGGAGAGGTGGCAGCAAGATTAAAGCTCTAGAGAGTGAAAGCAATGCCAGGATCAAG attgacAGACAGCAAGAAGAAAATGGACAGACTGCTGTGACATTAATTGGTACAGATGATGAACAGCAACGAGCTAAGAGCTTAATAGAAGAGTTATTGATTGATAGAAGTAGTGGATTTGACAGAAATAGTAGATTTGACAGAAATAGTGGATTTAACAGAAATAGTGGATTTAACAGAAGTAGtgaaactgataaaaatatgcaGGAAAATGTAGAATCTACACAAGGAACAGGAGATCAACCTGAgcaaaaagaaattgattgggtCAATTTTGATTGGTCCAAGGCTAATCAAGAATAT GAAAACCATCAGAAGCAGAAGTGGGCAGCTTTGCCtcctattataaaaaatttttataaggaaGATCCAGCCGTTACCCATATGTCGGCATCGAAAGTAGCTCACATCAGGAAGATCAACAATAATATAGAAGTTAAACATGTTTTCGAGAACGAAGGGGGCACTGACGAAGAGCTGAAAATACCAAATCCTGTTGAAACCTTTGAACAAGCTTTTCAA GCATATCCAGATATCCTCACAGAAATACGAAAGCAAAACTTCGAAAAACCAAGTCCTATACAGTGCCAGGCATGGCCTATTCTACTGAGTGGTCGAGATCTCATTGGGATTGCTCAAACTGGGACAg GAAAAACTCTTGCTTTTTTATTGCCTGCTTTGATCCATATCGATGGACAAGTAACTCCTCGCGACGAGCGTCCTGGACCAAATGTTCTTGTTATGGCACCGACGAGAGAATTGGCATTGCAGATTGAAAAAGAAGTAGCAAAGTACTCTTACCGTGGTATTAAAGC ggTCTGCGTGTACGGTGGCGGAAGTCGCAAAGCACAAGTAGCTACGGTGTCAAGTGGCGTGCAAATAGTAATTGCAACTCCCGGAAGATTAAACGATCTGGTTCAAGCAAATATATTAGATGTATCGGCTGTAACATATCTTATACTTGACGAAGCAGATCGTATGTTGGACATGGGTTTTGAACCGCAAATTCGTAAGACTCTCCTAGGTGTACGACCAGATAGGCAAACCGTTATGACAAG TGCTACATGGCCTCAGGGTGTAAGACGCTTAGCCCAATCGTATATGAAGAATCCGCTTCAAGTATTTGTCGGATCTCTTGACTTAGCAGCTGTCCACTCTGTGACACAGAAAATTTATATGGTTGATCAAGACGAGAAAACGGAATAT ATGCACCAGTTCTTCCAAGAAATGGGCCCTCATGATAAGGCGATAGTATTTTTCGGTAAAAAGTCTAAGGTAGACGATATCTCTAGCGATCTGGCTTTATCGAATATCGAATGCCAGAGCATTCACGGTGATAGAGATCAAGCAGATAGGGAACAGGCGTTAGAAGATTTGAAGAGTGGAACTGTTCAAATCCTTCTCGCGACTGACGTGGCTAGTCGAGGAATTGATATTGAAGATGTTAC ACATGTATTGAACTATGACTTCCCACGAGATATAGAAGAATACGTTCACAGAGTTGGCCGTACCGGACGCGCAGGTCGAACAGGCGAAAGTATTACTTTTATGACACGACAGGATTGGCATCATGCGAAAGCGCTTATAGATATTCTTGAAGAGGCTAATCAA GAAGTACCTGAAGAAGTGTACAAAATGGCTGAAAGATATGATGCATGGAAACAGAAAAAAGACGCAGAACAATCGAGTCTAAGAGGCAACAGATATGGTAACAGCGGTAGACGCGAACGTTATCGTAGAACTTAA